A genomic window from Punica granatum isolate Tunisia-2019 chromosome 2, ASM765513v2, whole genome shotgun sequence includes:
- the LOC116196917 gene encoding TLC domain-containing protein At5g14285: protein MENLILLVQTLPPLPLFFAMFVLIYLTAYFVVFRRWTPKTRPVAASCVISLFHGSPAAILAARALISHPGLSFSSPNTPSEALVLDFSVAYFLTDILHYLVFFPTDVLFIGHHVATLYIFLSCRYIVRHGSYAILFLLILAEVTSACQNTWTLGRVRRDDVPFAAKLYAYLSPPFYAFYSVVRGIVAPLFVYKMGAFYISGQADSLVPRWAWVSWMTVVVIALLVSISWIYGLWCELYRERTDKMKKKVR, encoded by the exons ATGGAGAACCTGATTTTGCTGGTTCAGACCCTCCCGCCGCTGCCCCTCTTCTTCGCAATGTTCGTGCTCATCTACCTCACCGCCTACTTCGTCGTCTTCCGGAGGTGGACCCCGAAGACCCGGCCTGTGGCCGCGAGCTGCGTGATCTCCCTCTTCCATGGCTCCCCCGCCGCAATCCTAGCCGCCCGCGCCCTGATCTCCCACCCCGGCCTCAGCTTCTCCTCCCCCAACACCCCGTCCGAGGCCCTGGTCCTGGATTTCAGCGTTGCCTACTTCCTCACCGATATCCTCCACTACCTCGTCTTCTTCCCGACCGACGTCCTCTTCATCGGCCACCATGTCGCCACCCTCTACATTTTCCTCAGCTGCAG GTACATTGTGCGTCATGGATCGTATGCTATCCTGTTCCTTCTTATTCTTGCGGAGGTCACTAGCGCTTGCCAGAACACATGGACTCTTGGCCGTGTGAGGAGAGACGATGTCCCCTTCGCAGCCAAATTGTATGCTTACCTCTCCCCTCCTTTCTACGCCTTCTATTCTGTAGTTAGGGGGATTGTTGCTCCATTGTTTGTCTACAAGATGGGAGCTTTCTATATCAGCGGTCAGGCTGACAGTTTGGTGCCTAGATGGGCTTGGGTTTCTTGGATGACTGTGGTTGTAATCGCACTTCTAGTTAGCATATCATGGATTTATGGTCTTTGGTGTGAGTTGTATAGAGAAAGAACCGATAAGATGAAAAAGAAAGTCCGATAG
- the LOC116195463 gene encoding uncharacterized protein LOC116195463 codes for MDVGGRQRCAGGVGGGGAAGGDDRVMIDRVMMLRFRPIAPKPADGDPAAGGGQFSNKSLLLSKIRMKRKYVRVRSRSAPKSSGTSSSNGRKTTQSSEKAIVTLQLLPEKAEHPKESSKAAKGRDSLHPHSSSIPIPIGSPSPSPSPSPSPDPHPWLIDITGLHLTDPAATVRPIESWVIVESVGTGPYPDALELGRTDEERAEGLRSATCPGFVSDSLNRVLWVNGAYNSMVRKGFAGGGEGPELAVGMLVKGELPRSCGAFSCRVRVQDTWREERRSQVVPCDVWRMDFGGFAWRLDVRAALSLGRPLN; via the coding sequence ATGGACGTTGGAGGTCGGCAGAGGTGCGCGGGTGGagttggtggtggtggtgcgGCGGGGGGTGATGATAGAGTGATGATCGACCGGGTGATGATGCTGAGATTCCGGCCTATAGCGCCGAAGCCAGCCGACGGGGACCCGGCCGCCGGTGGAGGCCAATTCAGTAACAAGAGCTTACTGTTGTCGAAGATAAGGATGAAGCGGAAGTATGTTAGGGTTCGGAGCAGGAGTGCTCCTAAAAGCAGCGGCACTAGCAGCAGCAACGGGCGAAAAACGACACAATCGTCGGAGAAGGCGATAGTGACGCTCCAGTTGTTGCCTGAGAAAGCTGAGCACCCGAAAGAATCGTCAAAAGCAGCTAAAGGGCGTGACTCCCTGCACCCGCACTCGTCCTCGATCCCCATCCCGATAGGTAGCCCTAGCCCTAGCCCCAGCCCTAGCCCTAGCCCCGACCCCCACCCGTGGTTAATTGATATCACGGGACTGCATTTGACAGATCCGGCGGCTACAGTCCGTCCGATCGAATCCTGGGTGATTGTCGAGTCGGTTGGGACTGGACCCTACCCAGACGCCCTGGAGCTAGGGCGGACGGACGAGGAGAGGGCGGAGGGGCTGCGGTCCGCCACGTGCCCTGGGTTTGTATCGGACTCGTTGAACCGTGTGCTGTGGGTGAATGGAGCATACAACAGCATGGTCCGGAAAGGGTTTGCTGGAGGGGGTGAGGGGCCGGAGTTGGCGGTGGGGATGCTGGTGAAGGGTGAGCTGCCTCGGTCATGCGGGGCATTCTCTTGCCGGGTGAGGGTGCAGGACACGTGGCGGGAGGAGAGGCGGTCGCAGGTGGTTCCATGTGATGTGTGGAGGATGGACTTTGGAGGGTTTGCATGGAGGCTGGACGTTAGAGCTGCACTGAGCTTAGGGCGTCCATTAAACTGA
- the LOC116196916 gene encoding lysine histidine transporter 1-like, whose protein sequence is MGTQAPISTTDHQNYDRQTSIGEKLAKQKAIDDWLPITSARNAKWWYSAFHNVTAMVGAGVLGLPYAMAELGWGPGVAILVLSWVITLYTLWQMVEMHEMVPGKRFDRYHELGQYAFGEKLGLYIVVPQQLIVEVGVNIVYMVTGGKSLQKFHDTVCSNCKDIKTTYFIMIFASAHFVLSHLPNFNAISGVSLAAAVMSLSYSTIAWGASVHKGVQPDVQYGYKSKTTAGNVFNFFSALGDVAFAYAGHNVVLEIQATIPSTPEKPSKGPMWRGVVVAYIIVALCYFPVALIGYWMFGNAVQDNILLSLEKPAWLIAMANMFVVVHVIGSYQIYAMPVFDMLETLLVKKLHFKPTWMLRFITRNIYVAFTMFVAITFPFFGGLLSFFGGFAFAPTTYFLPCIMWLAIYKPRKFSLSWWTNWICIVAGIFLMVLSPIGGLRQIIIQAKDYEFYS, encoded by the exons ATGGGTACTCAAGCTCCGATCTCGACTACCGATCATCAGAACTACGACCGCCAGACAAGC ATTGGGGAGAAGTTGGCCAAACAAAAGGCAATAGATGATTGGCTACCAATAACATCGGCGAGGAATGCCAAGTGGTGGTACTCAGCCTTCCACAATGTCACGGCCATGGTTGGAGCTGGTGTTCTTGGACTCCCATACGCCATGGCTGAGCTTGGATG GGGGCCCGGCGTGGCCATACTGGTGCTGTCATGGGTCATCACCTTATACACACTGTGGCAGATGGTGGAGATGCACGAAATGGTTCCAGGGAAGAGGTTCGACCGCTACCATGAGCTCGGGCAGTATGCTTTTGGAGAGAAGCTTGGGCTCTACATCGTGGTCCCACAGCAGCTGATCGTCGAGGTAGGGGTCAATATCGTATACATGGTGACGGGTGGGAAATCGCTGCAGAAGTTTCATGACACGGTGTGCTCGAACTGCAAGGACATCAAGACCACCTACTTCATCATGATCTTCGCCTCTGCGCACTTTGTCCTCTCCCACCTCCCCAACTTCAACGCCATCTCTGGTGTCTCTCTTGCTGCTGCTGTAATGTCCCTAAG CTACTCGACCATTGCATGGGGAGCTTCAGTCCACAAGGGAGTGCAGCCTGACGTTCAATACGGGTATAAGTCCAAGACCACAGCAGGAAATGTCTTCAACTTCTTCAGTGCTCTGGGAGATGTGGCCTTTGCCTATGCTGGACACAACGTGGTGTTGGAGATCCAAGCAACTATTCCTTCCACGCCCGAGAAGCCATCCAAAGGGCCAATGTGGAGAGGAGTGGTCGTAGCCTACATCATCGTGGCCCTCTGTTATTTTCCTGTTGCCCTGATTGGGTACTGGATGTTCGGAAACGCAGTCCAAGACAACATTCTCCTCTCTTTGGAGAAGCCTGCCTGGCTCATTGCCATGGCCAACATGTTTGTTGTTGTCCACGTCATTGGTAGCTACCAG ATTTATGCTATGCCAGTGTTTGACATGCTAGAGACTCTACTGGTGAAGAAACTGCATTTCAAGCCCACCTGGATGCTTCGTTTCATAACCCGTAACATTTATGTGG CATTCACAATGTTCGTTGCAATCACATTCCCATTCTTTGGCGGCCTTCTCTCATTTTTCGGTGGATTCGCTTTCGCCCCAACTACATACTTT CTTCCCTGCATAATGTGGCTTGCAATCTACAAACCAAGGAAGTTCAGCTTATCATGGTGGACAAATTGG ATATGCATCGTCGCAGGCATTTTCCTAATGGTCCTATCACCAATTGGAGGATTGAGGCAAATCATTATTCAAGCGAAGGACTATGAGTTCTAttcttag
- the LOC116195464 gene encoding uncharacterized protein LOC116195464 codes for MDGAGSVGRRGMDMDGLGGGAADRSIISPIMLRFRPIAPKPANGEPFSGSFSADGAGAALSRRRVKRRYRVRVRSRKNNIRDGNTGRSDVAVVSGGTGSSAAGGTTTLQLLPGREEDQESAGGGSEGNYCQQLYGDPGEGGALTIGTGAGVGAPDRAAVESRVRVESVGDACMGAAGEDGSLGSTGAEIVRRLELDMCPAFVTDSLNRVRWLNAAYVALVTGGEGDGGEGVDVRVEVTAKEELPWWSAAFTCQVRVEHTWRHGRYSKVVPCDVWRLDWGGFAWRLDVKAALSLGF; via the coding sequence ATGGACGGCGCCGGCAGCGTCGGGCGGCGGGGGATGGACATGGATGGGCTTGGGGGTGGTGCAGCAGACAGATCGATAATCAGCCCGATAATGCTCAGATTCAGGCCGATAGCTCCGAAGCCGGCCAACGGTGAGCCTTTCTCCGGCTCCTTCTCGGCGGATGGTGCCGGAGCAGCGTTGTCGCGGAGGAGGGTGAAGAGGAGGTACCGCGTTAGGGTTCGGAGTAGGAAAAATAATATCCGCGACGGGAACACCGGAAGATCCGACGTCGCCGTCGTCAGTGGAGGGACGGGATCTAGTGCGGCGGGCGGCACCACGACGCTGCAGCTCTTGCCTGGGAGGGAGGAAGATCAGGAGTCGGCAGGCGGAGGATCTGAGGGCAATTATTGTCAGCAGCTGTACGGAGACCCCGGGGAAGGAGGAGCCCTAACGATCGGCACAGGCGCGGGGGTGGGAGCGCCGGATCGGGCGGCGGTGGAGTCGCGGGTGAGGGTGGAGAGCGTGGGGGACGCGTGCATGGGCGCGGCGGGGGAGGATGGGAGTTTAGGTAGCACGGGCGCGGAGATAGTGAGGAGACTGGAGCTGGACATGTGTCCAGCATTCGTGACGGACTCCTTGAACAGGGTCCGGTGGCTGAACGCGGCTTACGTGGCTCTGGTGACCGGCGGGGAGGGGGACGGCGGGGAGGGGGTGGACGTGAGGGTGGAGGTGACGGCGAAGGAGGAGCTGCCGTGGTGGAGCGCGGCGTTCACGTGTCAGGTGAGGGTGGAGCACACGTGGCGCCACGGGAGGTACTCAAAGGTGGTGCCCTGCGACGTCTGGAGGTTGGACTGGGGAGGGTTTGCATGGCGGCTGGACGTGAAGGCTGCTCTCAGCTTAGGGTTTTGA